One Echeneis naucrates chromosome 16, fEcheNa1.1, whole genome shotgun sequence genomic window, CCTTTTGTGCTGTAGTTGTGTATTGTTTAGTTCGACGTACGCCACACCTTGCTAAAATGCAAACGCTGCAAACTGGTATGCTAGCTGCAATCAACAAACCGGTTACTATAACCTTCAATGTAAACAAtgtggagaggagaaaaggctTTAAAATGTGCCCtctattttcattcttttacGAGTATCTGTCAGCAGTTCAGTCATTTAAAGGGTAGACAAACAGTGACAGATTATGTACATCAAGCAGGCACCTGCAGCATATATAGTTATCGGAACAATTCATTGTTtactgtcccttttttttttttactaagcATCTGTTGATGATTTCCCTGATTAATACATTtgtcagcagtgaaaacaataaaaaaaaacaaccagaatAATTTTTTAGAACCTTCAGATACTTCCTTCCTTCAAACCACGTGTGACCAGCAAATCAGTCTTCACTGGTTATTTGATCATTAAATACTTGCAAATTATTTCTGTTAATCATCTAATAATTTCAACTTGAACATATTCTCtcctcagtgtttcctctgacCTGTGCTGTGCAAAATTATGCTTGGGGAAAGAATGGGCTGGACAGTGAAGTGGCCAAACTAGTAGTTGGTGGTGATCCACTAGCTGTTGTAGACGAAGGCAAACCCTATGCGGAGGTAAGGCACTGGGAAGGTACTGGTCAAATCGCTAGACTGGCCCTGGAGATACAACTGCATCTTTAGCAAATTACTGACAAACAGGTTGATACATGaatcacacaaacatgtttttgactACAAGTTTTgactacatttatattttatttatttatttatttttttaataaaggacTGCAGCTTGGTATTTCAATGTAAATACCAACACATTATCAGTTTTTAGCAATGGAGTCATGTTTTGTCAAACTGTTAGTTTTCATTGCAGTTCGCTGCCATATCACTTACACTTGTACCATTTTATGAACTTATTGTGGGCATCGTGGGATCCTAAAGATTTTTAAATTTGCTCTCATTTGACATTCCAAATGTTTTGTATGAGATGGACAGGGTGAGGCTGGTATGGTTTTTCTGGGATCTAAATGTGATATAAATCCATTCTAAACTCAGTCTCTTGGCCTGTTCTCCTTCTGCCTTTCACACGTTCTTTATTTAGCTACAGCAGTGCTGCTGGCTGTGTCATGAAGGTCATTAGATAATGCTATGGCAGCAGTGACATATCCACATACTCCATGTCACCTTATTGTCACATGCTGTGGTTGGTTATCATTCCTTCCTTAGCTCTGTACAGAGGGTAATATGGATGCCTCTGGTACATTATGTTATGTATTCTTTAGCACGTGTGTAGCATTTTAGTGTTACCATAAATATTTGGTAAGAAAATATAGTGACTCTTGTTTGTCTGTGGTCAGGTCAGAAATACTCTCCTGTGCTTGGGACCCCATAGCAGAAGTCACTGTTTGTCCACCAACAAACTGTGTGTCCTTGAAAGATAGAATCCTTCCTTTAAATTTTTGGCATTAGAGTACCCCTCTTATCCAGGATGATTTACACTGAGTAAGATAGTTgggatttctctctctttgctgaACGTAAATCACTTTATTAGGAAATGTAGAATAGAAACAGCCTTGAAATAACTGGGGCTGTATTAGGATGATAGAGGGAAAAATTAGGGAACCAACAGAGTTTGGTCAAGActgataacattttatttactccTGTATTAGCTGCACTTTTAGTACAGATTCAGAACTTATCCCTGCAActtgtttaaaaagttttaaGTGTTTCACTTTTGCACCCACATTTCTCAACCAGCCCTCACACTTTAACAGCAGCACAGGGATTTTGtaaaacacatgaataaatgtaaGTGGGAAGCACGGCGACATAGTggctccacaacaagaaggctgcCGGTTCGGTgcccggcctggggcctttctgtgaggagtttgcatgttctccccatgcctccatggatttcctctgggtgcacgggtttcctcccaccatgcatgtttaggttaattggtgactctaaattgcctgcaggtctgagtgtgaatggttgttcgtctttgtctctctgtgtgctggcctgcaatggactggcgaccttaCCAGGATGTAACCTGCCCTCGTCCAGTGTGAGctcagattggctccagcaccctttgcaacccagaaacggatatgcgatagaagatgaatgaatggataaataaatgtaatctgtCCACTTGAAAgcaatgttgttttttctgttccagTTGTGGATGGGTGCCCACCCAAAAGGTGATGCCCAGATCAAAGACAACAGGATTGCACAAACCACACTGGGCCAGTGGATCGCACACTTCCCTGCCTGCCTGGGCTCCAAGGTTAAAGACACTTTCCAGGGTCAGCTGCCCTTCCTCTTCAAAGTCCTCTCTGTCAATACAGCTTTATCCATACAGGCCCACCCCAACAGGGTGAGTTTACAAAACACACTCACGCAGTGTTCAGATTCAGTCATTGGGAAATTTTGCCAATGAGAAAACTGGCAAAATTTGATTTTGCTAAGTAGATTTTTACTTGACAAAGTCTATTTACAGGTAATGTTTTTCTACAAGTATTAGCAGAGTTCTCTAtttgtcatctgcataacacacttaactgtgttttgttgtgggtAATGAAGGCTCTGGCTGTTCAGAAGACCATATGGAATAAAACTTGTACCATTTCCACTTCTGCAACGTAGAATTGGGTTCTTCCTAAGAAAAACTCTTGACTCTGACAAACTTAAACAGTACTGTACAGTAcaggtcaaaagtttggacaaacattcctattcatttgaatgagaaggtgtgtccaaacctttggcctgtactgtatattgtgTAGTGGGAGACAATTCTGTAAAGACATGTTGCATTTATTAAGGGAAGATTTAGTTGGCAAATAAACCtctgatttaatttttcatctgAATCATAGAATTCAAAATTGATGACATagtatgtttctgttttccatcagtATAGTTGCTAAAAATGAGAAGTTCATTCCCattagaaaaatgaaattcagcCAGTGGCTGTTTGGTTCATTACAAAGTTCAAACTCTATAGGAACACTCTATCTACAGAAACAATTGGAACCGAGGCCACTGAAAATATGTAATTGGTGGAAAAACACATTCTAGTATTTCTATCCAACTGCTGTGGGTGCTGTAAAGAATTCTGGAAATATGGTTAGATATATTGCCTTTTCATCAAAGATTTAAATTGTTTTAGGATGAACAGCCAGTATTACTGTTATACTGAGTAGGCCGTGCCACAGTGTTCAACAACATAACCACTGGCCTTTCTGTTGCAATGGTTTGGTCAGGAGTTGGCTGCTCGTCTCCATGCTCAGTTTCCGGAGCACTATCCAGACAACAACCACAAGCCGGAGATGGCTATTGCTCTCACCCGCTTCCAGGGCCTCTGTGGCTTCAGACCAGTGGAGGAGATCCTGGGATTCCTTAAATGTGAGTACCAAAGGTCCACAGGATCATTAGAGGAGTCTGAATTGTTTTTTGGGCAGCAACCAGAGGAATAATGTGTTTTGGTGTCAAACccataaatatacagtatatcatATAAAATGGGTGGTTTTTGAATAGTAATCCATTAATGCCTTGCAAAagatacattacattacatgccttcttcatgtttgtgtgtgcttcatTCAGCTGTCCCAGAATTCCATGCCCTGGTGGGCAACGAGGAAGCAGAAGATCTACGTTGCAGCATTGGAGACACAGTTCGTACAAGCCAGGCACTGAAGAAATGTTTTACGAGGATGATGAACTGTGAGAAAAAGGTGTTCATAGACCAGCTTAATATGTTGGTGAAGAGAGTCACTGAAGAGGGTGAGCAGACTAAGGAAATACGATTATGTAATTAGAACTAAACAattaaaatggcattttaacAAGCTTTAAACActcaaaagataaaaagatagCACTCTCTGTTAAACTGAGCTATTGTCAAACATTTTGTTGGATTTACTAACAATAAATTCAGGATTTGAACTATAGCCAACAATTTTGGCTGTGTTTTAGAAAGTGAACAGTTCACCaggtgaaaaaggaaaatgccaACAAAGTGTTATTAAAGCATAACAACTGTACATAAACCTGTTACAGAGAAATGTCTCTATTAAATGAGATGGAGAAACCGCCAGTATATTCAAGTCCTGGACATGCTGGTTTTTATTCATATAGCCCAAAATCACAAACTTTGTTTCATAGTCTGTACAGTGTGTAATTAATTTTCCCCAAAAAGCCTTGCTccaaatatagaaatataagTCCCTAAAAGCCCAGAGATTCATGAAGATCTTCAAAAATTATGCTAAAAAGGCGTAAAAGTCAGGCAACTAAGTTGTAACAATTTTTGTGATGGCATGGAAAATAGAAAGTCTTGAAAGTGGTTGCAGTTCATTGAGTCTGTTGACTGAGTTACTAAGTTACTAGTTGCTTTCAGCCCTTTCTCAGTGGTCATGGGTGTGGAGAGGGGAGATGTGCTGTCTGGCATTGACATGTTTTGACTTAACCCAGAGGCACCAAAGTCAGGCATATTATATACTATTATAAGTGAGGTTTggtacaattaaaaaaacatattcttTATAACACAGTTGGATAGCTTGCATCCAGGACACCTCAGTttatatgcattttatttgacGTGCTTTGTTGACACATTCCTGGATTGTGACCCTTGCAGGTGCAGCAGGGAAGGACACATCGAGCAGCAACGGTGACCTGTTGCTCCGTCTTCACTCCCAGTATCCTGGAGACATTGGCTGCTTCTCCATCTACTTCCTCAATCACCTGGTCCTGGACCCAGGCCAGGCCATGTTCCTGGGAGCCAATGAGCCTCATGCATACCTTTATGGAGGTCAGctggtgctttttgttttcattcacaaGATTTAGCAGACTATATATTATCCAGACTGAATTAGAGTGAGTGCAACAGTAAAACGTGACTTGGGGCACCGGTGTCATAGTGGGTGGAGTGCACGCCCCATAAACAGAAGCCTACAAGGTCCTCGTTGGCAATGCTGGTTTGGTTCCAACCAGTGTTATTTTTCCACTTGTGATCCCTCACACTTGCTCcaccatttcctgtcacattcTAAAGGAAGAGAATCACTCCACACTGCATTTTGTATGATGAAGTATGAATGACGTAGACGTTTTTCTATGTTGTTGTTCCATGTCTTCTTTTTGAACCAGCCAAAAGTTTAGTCCAAAAACCAAAAGTGTACTAGTCTTTGTCTCTTAATTCTTTCTGGCTGCCACACAGTCACAATGGCTCCTAGTGAATCTTAGAAAGAACATCACAAATAtgtagtttcatttaaaaaataggCTCAGTCAATTCCCCAAGACTAAACTTTATTCATAACAGGTTTGTTAAGTTGTTTATGTGTTAGTGCAAAGGTGAGTGTTGCGAACATttccagggttagggttagggttagcataaaaacaactttttcagATGTTAGAATTATCAGCTTGAACTATCAGTGCTTTGTGTATCTCTTCTCTGAAATCAGCATTCTTTACAGTgaaaaaatgcagcagtgtgTTAATGAAAAGCTGCATCAGCACAGCAGCTACAGATTATGTTATTGATGTGTGTAGTTCACCTTCATCTTCACAAATTGACAGTCTTTCCTTTGCTGTCACCGCGGTTCAGTGCAAGTTCGTAGACCAAGTCAAAAGACATTCTGGGAGGttactctgactctgactctgaagTAACATCATGGCCTGATTGTATCCAACACTGTAAAAGATTTTTTCCCCATGATGGCGACTTGACTCAACTCTGCTTAtttaaaactacattttcttctgtgtctCTTCATCCATTTGTCCAGACTGTATCGAGTGTATGGCCTGCTCAGACAACACAGTGAGGGCTGGTCTCACGCCGAAATATATTGACGTGAACACATTGTGTGAAATGCTGAGCTACAGTCCAGCCCCTGCCAGCTCCAAAATCTTCCCCTGTGTCCAGGACGCTTCAGACCCCTGTGTGTCCCTATATGACCCCCCGGTGCCAGACTTCACTGTCATGAGGATACAGGTGGGAAACATCAGCTAACTGAAGATGACACTTGAGTATGAAAAAAGCAAGAACAACAAGAATAAAAACTTAATGATGAAACCAAGCTTCACCATACCATGATGTCAACCTTTGGCTTGTGGccagctgtttgacttttatttttgttctctattttcctcaaaatgggATTATTAAACAAGCTAACAATGCACAGTAATCTCCTACAAAAAATGGCAGTTCCTGTAATTTGCACTGTATTGCGATTTCAATCATATTTAGGTGAATTGTGCAGCTGTAGTTGACATCAGTATTTGTGGTACTTTGAACCATGGACTAACAAAATGAACTGACAGTGAAATTTGTGGGGTAAAGTTGAATAAATAGTTATACATCAGTCAGGAGCCTTTTTCACGGCAGAAAACTTTTGACTTGTCAGGAAAAACTCACGAATTGCTCATGATATTAACAGTGTGGTGTGTTCATGTGTACCAGTGCCATCCGGCACGTGAAGCGCTCAGGTCCTCGAACCAAGGCAGCTTAACGGAATTCAGGCAGCTCACttattttgccttttctgttGGTCCCTACTCTTCTATGTCAAATCATCTGAAATTTTTCACAGAACGCTGCGTGACTTGTAATTGCAGGAACAGCCTGAGTAAGCTCCCACCAGGATAGGCGACGTAATACCAGGGACTTCGTTGAGCAAACCTGAATTGAACAAAGATTAGTCATTCATTATGCCTGTGGTTTTCCTGCCATTACATGTCTGTAATGGCATCAAAGAGACCCACCCACAGCTGCAACAGCCCAGGTGGttttaaagcacatttaaaatattccACATTGTCCACAGTCCCCTGATAAAAATAGTCTCATATTGGTCTTCTTCAGGTGGTCTTTAAAATAACGATTCTCAACCTCATCCTGTCCAATCCTTCCTTTAGATCCCAGCCTCAGTGAAGCAGTACACTGTGGCTCCGGTCGACAGTGCCAGCATCCTCCTCGTCATCGATGGTGATGCCACGGCAACCTCCACCGCTGCTCTTTCTGATGTCACACTGAGGCGGGGCACTGTCCTGTTTGTTTCAGCCAATGAGAGTGTTTCCCTGCACATCATCTCTCCATCAGGGATGAACATGTTTCGAGCCTGCTGCCTCCTGTAGTTGTGAGTCTGTTGCCGTGTGTGAAAGCTCATGCTACCTGATTGTTTCTCCTCTGGTTTGACTCAGGAAGTTCTAGACTGCGTTATGGATTGAGCCCAATGACTGATGTGCACTTTTCAGTGAGCAGTATTTTGAAGGAAATTTCAAACAGAGTTGGTGCCCACTGCTCCACTACCTACCCAAACTCAATGTACGGACTGCTGTGTCCTCCTTGTGTACCAGCAGCATTGTTCCTCAGCTTTAAAGTCCAGCAGGGATCCATTACTGCTGGATTTTAACAGATTTAAACCATATTTTTTACTTGTAATGGTGCAAGTACACAAACATATAGAGGACATACACATCCCAAATTTTTGTCAGGTGCTGTATAATGGACACTTAAGAATAGAATATAAGACAGACAGTCTCATATTCTATTAAATCTACAGAGTTGGACTAGATAGGCCAAATTAAAACAGATACAGTTCAATACAGTCCTAGAAGTCCTTAATGAAGCTGATAAtgctcagttttcatttaaaatcttgGTGAGGTGTCAGCTTAATGGTCATTATAGAGGATGTAGTTTGTGGTGCTTTGGAACTGTTGGATCCTACATTGGTTCTGTTATTTAGCCATTTTTCATGGATAAATGGGCTGGAGAAAATCAGACAGTGTAACAACCAACTAAACCAGCCACTGCAGCCTCCAAATTATCACACAGTTGAGCCAGTTGATctctaaaacaacaaacacaaattgcAGGACTGTTGTATATTTAAGTAGGATAATAAAGGGCACACAGCTCTTTAGGTTTATAGGTTTATAATGAAGTACCTGATGATAATGAGGTACAATGAATCAAAAGCTGTAAGTATTGTCCATCAGAACCAATCTGGTGCTATTCATCTCAACACAGGGAACACCCCCTGCTAAAAGAGATCATAGGAACATGACTGATCATTGGGAGTTAAAAAATCT contains:
- the mpi gene encoding mannose-6-phosphate isomerase; protein product: MEEVRVFPLTCAVQNYAWGKNGLDSEVAKLVVGGDPLAVVDEGKPYAELWMGAHPKGDAQIKDNRIAQTTLGQWIAHFPACLGSKVKDTFQGQLPFLFKVLSVNTALSIQAHPNRELAARLHAQFPEHYPDNNHKPEMAIALTRFQGLCGFRPVEEILGFLKSVPEFHALVGNEEAEDLRCSIGDTVRTSQALKKCFTRMMNCEKKVFIDQLNMLVKRVTEEGAAGKDTSSSNGDLLLRLHSQYPGDIGCFSIYFLNHLVLDPGQAMFLGANEPHAYLYGDCIECMACSDNTVRAGLTPKYIDVNTLCEMLSYSPAPASSKIFPCVQDASDPCVSLYDPPVPDFTVMRIQIPASVKQYTVAPVDSASILLVIDGDATATSTAALSDVTLRRGTVLFVSANESVSLHIISPSGMNMFRACCLL